The Candidatus Trichorickettsia mobilis DNA window CGATATCCGGAAATTCCTTGATAACAATAGCAGGAGGTTGTCTTTTAAAATCACTCAGGGGGTTTAATAGTCCTGCCAGCTCTTTATTATTTTTAATCTTATACCATGTAACCTCACGGTAAAAAACTCGTTTAAGCTTTTGTACTATAGTTAAAGATTCGTCAGCTGGTAAATATAAGTCAAATAAATTCTGATGAAATTCTTTTAAGTGGGATGATTCTTCGTCTTCAAAAAGTTGAGTACTAAAAGCCAAAATACCATATATTGAGATTAGAACAATAAACGTAAGTATGATTATTTTTTTCATTTTCATAGAACCTAGAAATCATGGATATAAAATACTTCAATATTGTTTCTTGAAATAGTTTCTATAAAATCTTTTAGGAGAGCAACTTCTACAGTTACAGCAGTAAATTCTTGATCAACTACTGTTGGAAAAGACCAATTATACAATTTTTTGACCCCCAAAGCAGAATCTAATATCAGTGCTTGTACAGGAAAATGCTTTAAAGTAAATTGAATTCTATCATTACCTGCGATCGAAGCTATTTGTAATGCAAAATTATTATTAAGAGATTTTATGCTTTCCATAAATGCTTTGTAGCGACTTACTTCCACTAGCTTAAGATCATTAATTCCAAATTCTCTAATAACATGTGCGCCAGAAAAAACTTCGCTCACTTCGTTCTTAGGATCTCGAACCAACATTTGAATTTTTCGTGGCTCTGCATCTTGGATAAGCCAACATAGCGGAGCAGAAATTATTCCTTTCAGAGAATATTCAATAGTCATAAATGCTCCTATGAATATGTTCATTTGCGTATAATCTGCAGTTAATACTTGCCAAAATGAATGATATTTTCTTGCCTCATTCCAAGATTTTCCAAACACTTCCCAGAATGATCCAATGCTAGAGAAATAAGGAAACTCATAGAAAGGTTTGTTATAAATAAATTTGGTATATTCAACAGTAGTAAGCACATTGTGCCATTCCGGCGCAGAAAGAAATGTTTTAGTCAAATCTCTTTTATAATAAGGATAATCTTCAATTTGTGATATAACTTCTGATTCTAATTGTAAAGGTTTTATGAACTTTACCATCGCATTTAAAGTAGGGTCACCTGCCTGATATAAGTTATCGCAAGTAGCTTCTGTGAAGCCGGTCATCATCAATAACTTTATCCAATGGCTAAGCGGTTGAAAATTACGATATTCTGTGACTTCCTCCTCCAAATCAAACTCCATTGTTACCAAGTTAAAAATGGTATGTGCTGCTTGAACTATGGATTTCACCTCATCATCTTTAGCATCATGATCTCTAAGAATAAAAATACCACCAGGTTTTAGAATGCGATATATTGAGCTTACAAATGATTGGAGTTTTTCAGTTGGAATATGATGTAATCCTATTACGCAAGATACTACATCAATACTGTTACTAGGAATCTGTTCTTCTGCAATTGCATCATAGTTATTAAGCGGAACAAATTTATCATATGCTTTAAATTTTCTTGAGAAAGACCAAGAGCTACCATGGATATAATCTATTAGACCTTGAGT harbors:
- a CDS encoding class I SAM-dependent methyltransferase, with amino-acid sequence MIRRIKTIKYTIYQFFVVVCFFLPREASSSSINFDSLNGNNMRYILSNERGEKEVKDFINNVLRQCDADKFIEISHKMLNNNLNLSNAEFYNSLKPQISTTTPLVPFIAKVKSLHHQQKILSEQLQHLIGNRVIKNYVEIGTPGTYINGLKNSMLIEHATVINNTQGLIDYIHGSSWSFSRKFKAYDKFVPLNNYDAIAEEQIPSNSIDVVSCVIGLHHIPTEKLQSFVSSIYRILKPGGIFILRDHDAKDDEVKSIVQAAHTIFNLVTMEFDLEEEVTEYRNFQPLSHWIKLLMMTGFTEATCDNLYQAGDPTLNAMVKFIKPLQLESEVISQIEDYPYYKRDLTKTFLSAPEWHNVLTTVEYTKFIYNKPFYEFPYFSSIGSFWEVFGKSWNEARKYHSFWQVLTADYTQMNIFIGAFMTIEYSLKGIISAPLCWLIQDAEPRKIQMLVRDPKNEVSEVFSGAHVIREFGINDLKLVEVSRYKAFMESIKSLNNNFALQIASIAGNDRIQFTLKHFPVQALILDSALGVKKLYNWSFPTVVDQEFTAVTVEVALLKDFIETISRNNIEVFYIHDF